A single Candidatus Bathyarchaeum sp. DNA region contains:
- a CDS encoding HAD family phosphatase, producing the protein MVKAVIFDWDGTLADTRKAVVQSFQTVLTKAGCTVTKEFIERLMGVGTKKTILEAYKQCNIRINVETLDNLSKEKVKIQAELTHLVQVFDGVTKLLDALQTKTKLAVATMSGRQVIDKTLTEKNLEGYFETIISADDISNPKPNPEIFLKTAKTLGVLPKDCVVVEDSIFGVKAAKDAKMKCIAVSSGVYSNEELQNEHPDIVVDGVWEKERILKFIFS; encoded by the coding sequence ATGGTTAAGGCAGTTATCTTTGACTGGGACGGAACCCTTGCGGACACTCGAAAAGCGGTAGTTCAATCCTTTCAGACAGTTTTGACAAAAGCAGGCTGTACAGTAACTAAAGAGTTCATCGAGCGCCTCATGGGCGTGGGAACCAAAAAGACAATCCTTGAAGCGTATAAACAGTGCAACATCAGAATCAACGTTGAAACGTTAGATAATTTGTCTAAAGAGAAGGTTAAAATTCAAGCAGAACTGACACATTTGGTTCAAGTTTTTGATGGAGTCACTAAACTCTTAGATGCCCTTCAAACCAAAACAAAACTGGCAGTTGCAACAATGAGCGGCAGACAAGTAATAGACAAAACTCTTACAGAAAAAAACCTTGAAGGATATTTTGAAACAATAATTTCAGCCGATGATATTAGCAACCCAAAACCCAATCCAGAGATTTTTCTAAAGACTGCCAAAACGTTAGGGGTTCTTCCTAAGGATTGTGTGGTTGTTGAGGATTCAATTTTTGGTGTAAAAGCTGCCAAAGACGCTAAAATGAAATGCATTGCAGTTTCTTCTGGAGTTTACAGTAATGAGGAGCTTCAAAACGAGCACCCTGATATTGTTGTGGATGGAGTTTGGGAAAAAGAAAGGATTCTGAAGTTTATTTTCTCTTAG
- the rbcL gene encoding type III ribulose-bisphosphate carboxylase: MKYVDFVNQSYTPKPTDLICDFYVEPLGITLKEAAGGVAAESSVGTWTELTTIKPYVEKLAATVFKIEGNNIKIAYPMELFENGNMPNILSSVAGNVFGLRALKNLRLNDLNLPKELIQSFKGPKYGIAGIRELVNVKDRPLVGTIIKPKLGLKTQDHAKVAYDAWRGGCDVVKDDENLSSQRFNPFDDRVVETLEMRDRAESETGEKKVYMVNITAETEEMLKRAQYVKDHGGRYLMVDILTCGFSALQTVRDHNFGLVIHAHRAGHAAFTKNTKHGISMQVIAKVARIIGVDQLHVGTVVGKMSETKDEVLENIDALKVDMYGINNVLPVASGGLYPGLVPDLMNYFGNDFVIQAGGGIHGHPNGTACGATALRQAVDATLQGVSLKDYAKTHKELQAALDLWD; encoded by the coding sequence TTGAAATACGTAGATTTTGTTAACCAGTCTTACACACCAAAACCAACTGATTTGATCTGTGATTTTTATGTTGAACCATTAGGCATTACTTTGAAAGAGGCTGCAGGAGGAGTCGCAGCAGAAAGCTCAGTGGGAACATGGACTGAACTTACTACAATAAAGCCTTATGTGGAAAAACTTGCTGCCACGGTATTCAAAATTGAAGGAAACAACATCAAAATAGCCTACCCAATGGAACTGTTTGAAAACGGCAACATGCCCAACATTTTGAGTAGCGTAGCAGGAAACGTCTTCGGTTTGCGAGCCCTCAAAAATCTTCGACTTAACGACCTTAATTTGCCCAAAGAGCTAATTCAAAGCTTCAAAGGTCCAAAATACGGAATAGCAGGAATTCGTGAGCTAGTAAATGTTAAAGACCGACCTCTAGTGGGTACAATTATTAAACCAAAGCTGGGCTTAAAAACTCAAGACCATGCCAAAGTAGCCTATGATGCTTGGCGTGGGGGCTGTGATGTAGTAAAAGATGACGAAAACCTGAGTAGTCAACGTTTCAATCCTTTTGATGACCGTGTTGTTGAAACCCTTGAAATGCGGGACCGTGCAGAATCTGAAACTGGCGAAAAGAAAGTTTACATGGTGAATATAACCGCAGAAACAGAGGAGATGCTCAAACGAGCACAATACGTTAAAGACCATGGCGGACGATACCTCATGGTGGACATTCTCACTTGTGGATTTTCTGCCCTGCAAACAGTACGAGACCACAATTTTGGGTTAGTTATTCATGCTCACCGTGCTGGACACGCTGCTTTTACCAAGAATACAAAACATGGAATATCCATGCAAGTTATCGCAAAAGTTGCCCGAATCATTGGAGTTGACCAGCTTCACGTTGGCACTGTTGTAGGTAAAATGTCTGAAACCAAAGATGAAGTTCTAGAAAACATCGATGCCCTCAAAGTAGACATGTATGGAATAAATAATGTGTTACCTGTTGCCTCTGGTGGCCTTTATCCTGGTTTGGTTCCTGATTTGATGAATTATTTTGGTAACGACTTTGTAATCCAAGCAGGAGGCGGAATCCACGGACACCCCAATGGAACAGCTTGTGGTGCTACGGCTTTGCGTCAAGCTGTTGATGCGACACTTCAAGGTGTTTCTTTGAAAGATTACGCAAAAACCCACAAAGAATTGCAAGCTGCATTGGATTTATGGGATTAA
- a CDS encoding CdvA-like protein produces the protein MISWKYSFEKISTDLELAKKKKQALDALYDSGKISVSTYDSLETELSTIISDIEMRQKLLADKLSSKVEELENQIGTLEIFLANSEIQYAAGEIDDELHANEVVAFSNGLYSLKKQLSYLKEAVSTILLEEASIEIIEPKTVEPTQLDIPTVEETIEMPVDAPEVPVMAPVEAPVEIAPEPVAEAPVVEAPVEAPVEETFAPTMEAPVAAFAPEPVSPFEVPVQAPMETPVMDAFETPMEPTVEEPAEIVIDDIFAPSIDLPEDEETFETPVEVPTEMAVEAPVKAPVEETIEMPVENPVLEETVIEAPVAEVPVEAPIGTPVEAVAEIPVETPEVEDEAPEVSAEEASEETTINTEFPVEETVDAPEVPVMAPVEAAVEETVEVPIEVAEPVVEETVSETTVASVETEAPVEETVELPHVPEVDAEVSEAIVDEAIAEPEISEAPMESIAEAPVEVPVEAPVEEAMEVPVDAPEVEEAPEVSVEETVPEATADVEAPVEETVEVESAIDEFETEDAPELSITEQLDETVDEIPAATPEIPATEEIATTEDVLHAPTEEIILEEESVEILSDDDEDFEEDADLIEEEIIEEVADDEDELTIE, from the coding sequence TTGATCTCATGGAAGTACTCTTTCGAGAAAATAAGCACGGATTTGGAATTAGCTAAGAAAAAGAAGCAAGCCCTTGACGCTCTTTATGATTCAGGTAAAATTTCGGTTTCTACGTATGATTCCCTTGAAACTGAACTCTCAACAATAATTTCCGACATAGAAATGCGCCAAAAACTACTGGCTGACAAATTATCTTCTAAAGTAGAGGAACTAGAAAACCAAATTGGCACCTTGGAAATCTTTCTTGCGAACTCTGAAATTCAGTATGCTGCTGGAGAGATTGATGATGAACTTCACGCTAACGAAGTTGTAGCTTTTTCAAACGGTCTTTACTCCTTGAAAAAGCAATTGAGTTACCTCAAAGAAGCAGTAAGCACAATTCTTCTCGAAGAAGCATCAATTGAAATAATTGAACCCAAAACAGTTGAACCCACTCAACTAGACATCCCCACAGTTGAAGAAACAATTGAAATGCCTGTTGATGCTCCTGAAGTTCCAGTTATGGCTCCCGTTGAAGCTCCAGTTGAAATTGCGCCTGAACCAGTTGCCGAGGCACCCGTTGTTGAAGCACCTGTAGAAGCTCCAGTCGAAGAAACTTTTGCTCCCACAATGGAAGCACCTGTTGCAGCATTTGCACCTGAACCAGTTTCACCGTTTGAAGTTCCCGTTCAAGCTCCAATGGAAACACCAGTCATGGACGCTTTTGAAACTCCTATGGAACCCACAGTTGAAGAACCTGCAGAAATTGTGATAGACGATATTTTTGCGCCTTCAATTGATCTTCCAGAAGACGAAGAAACCTTTGAAACACCAGTTGAAGTTCCAACTGAAATGGCCGTTGAGGCACCTGTCAAAGCTCCAGTTGAAGAGACAATTGAAATGCCTGTTGAAAATCCAGTACTTGAAGAAACAGTTATTGAAGCTCCAGTTGCAGAAGTCCCAGTTGAAGCTCCTATAGGAACACCTGTTGAAGCAGTTGCAGAAATTCCTGTTGAAACTCCAGAAGTTGAAGATGAAGCTCCTGAAGTTAGTGCAGAAGAAGCAAGTGAAGAAACAACAATCAATACTGAATTCCCTGTTGAGGAAACTGTTGATGCTCCTGAAGTTCCAGTTATGGCTCCCGTTGAAGCTGCAGTTGAAGAAACCGTTGAAGTTCCCATTGAAGTTGCTGAACCAGTAGTTGAAGAAACAGTTTCAGAGACAACTGTTGCTTCTGTTGAAACTGAAGCTCCAGTAGAAGAAACTGTTGAGTTGCCACACGTCCCAGAAGTTGATGCTGAAGTTTCAGAAGCTATTGTAGACGAAGCAATTGCTGAACCTGAAATATCTGAAGCTCCAATGGAATCAATTGCTGAAGCACCAGTTGAAGTTCCTGTCGAAGCTCCTGTTGAAGAAGCCATGGAAGTTCCTGTTGACGCTCCTGAAGTAGAGGAAGCTCCTGAAGTTAGTGTTGAAGAAACTGTTCCTGAAGCAACGGCCGACGTAGAAGCTCCAGTTGAAGAAACAGTTGAAGTTGAATCAGCTATTGATGAATTTGAAACTGAAGATGCACCAGAACTATCCATAACCGAACAACTAGACGAAACAGTAGATGAAATCCCAGCAGCAACTCCTGAAATACCTGCAACTGAAGAAATTGCCACCACTGAAGATGTTCTCCATGCACCAACAGAAGAGATTATACTTGAAGAAGAATCTGTTGAAATCCTCTCTGACGACGACGAAGACTTTGAAGAAGACGCTGACCTAATCGAAGAAGAGATAATCGAAGAAGTAGCAGACGACGAAGACGAGCTGACAATCGAGTAA
- the psmB gene encoding archaeal proteasome endopeptidase complex subunit beta → MQENIEKLALKGTTTVGVVCTDGVILSSDTRVTMGYFVAHKQGKKIYQIDNHIGMTISGGVADAQYVVEVLKVNAKLYKLNNGRPMPIKSAARLVSNVLFSARGGLMAQILVGGYDSTGPHIFSLDPLGSLMEENCVATGSGSPIAYGVLEDKYQEGLPVEKVLPVVVRAVDSAMKRDIASGNNYDIAVITKDEYRSLSTEEKKAILEGS, encoded by the coding sequence ATGCAAGAAAACATTGAGAAATTAGCATTAAAAGGAACAACAACAGTCGGCGTAGTTTGCACCGACGGCGTGATTCTATCCTCAGACACACGAGTAACCATGGGATATTTTGTAGCCCACAAACAAGGCAAAAAAATCTACCAAATCGACAACCACATAGGGATGACCATCTCAGGAGGAGTAGCAGACGCCCAATACGTCGTTGAAGTTCTCAAAGTAAACGCCAAACTATACAAACTCAACAATGGCAGACCCATGCCAATAAAATCCGCAGCCCGATTAGTATCAAACGTCTTGTTCTCCGCACGGGGAGGATTAATGGCACAGATACTTGTAGGCGGATATGATTCTACAGGCCCCCATATATTCTCATTAGACCCTCTTGGCAGCCTCATGGAAGAGAACTGTGTTGCCACAGGGTCAGGTTCCCCAATAGCATACGGAGTCCTAGAAGACAAATACCAAGAAGGACTGCCAGTAGAAAAAGTATTACCGGTAGTTGTTCGTGCTGTTGACTCAGCTATGAAAAGAGACATAGCAAGCGGAAACAACTATGACATTGCAGTTATAACAAAAGATGAATACCGCTCACTCAGCACTGAAGAAAAAAAGGCAATTCTAGAGGGCTCCTGA
- a CDS encoding NAD(P)-dependent glycerol-1-phosphate dehydrogenase: MKLHQMQLPREVVVGHQTLLLLGDICKKLGFSESALVVTGPETQDIAGRNVIDLLSDKGMDIDYIIVRSSTLHEVSDVEQRIEETKPQIVLGVGGGTKIDVAKLSSTRQGLPFISVPTNAAHDGIASPVAAIKGLNKPYSVMAQSPMAIVADTDVIIRSDYRFTASGCGDLVSKFTSVRDWELAYKVKNEYYGEYAASLALMSARLVTKNADLIKPGSEEGLRLVLEALISCGVAMSIAGSSKPCSGSEHLFSHSLDVVESNGGLHGQQCGVGAIMMAYLYDIDWKGIKDTIQKTGCPTTAEGLGVKPESVIKALVQSCSIRPERYTILDTKELDYDSAEKLAKVTGVIP; this comes from the coding sequence ATGAAGTTACATCAAATGCAACTTCCCCGTGAAGTTGTAGTTGGACATCAAACTTTGCTTTTGCTAGGCGATATTTGTAAAAAGTTAGGCTTTTCCGAATCTGCGCTGGTAGTAACGGGTCCAGAAACTCAAGACATAGCTGGACGAAACGTAATTGATTTGCTTAGCGACAAAGGCATGGATATTGACTATATTATTGTTCGGTCTTCAACATTGCACGAAGTCAGTGATGTTGAACAACGAATCGAAGAAACCAAACCTCAAATTGTCCTTGGTGTTGGTGGCGGAACCAAAATTGATGTAGCAAAACTAAGCTCTACCCGTCAAGGACTCCCCTTCATAAGTGTGCCAACAAATGCTGCCCATGATGGTATCGCAAGTCCGGTTGCGGCTATTAAGGGTTTGAATAAGCCTTATTCTGTGATGGCTCAGTCTCCTATGGCGATTGTTGCTGATACTGATGTTATTATCCGTTCAGATTATCGTTTTACTGCCAGCGGATGTGGAGACCTTGTATCCAAATTTACTTCTGTTCGGGATTGGGAATTAGCTTACAAAGTGAAAAATGAATACTATGGCGAATATGCAGCAAGTTTAGCATTAATGAGTGCCCGTCTGGTTACAAAAAATGCGGATTTAATCAAACCTGGATCTGAAGAAGGTCTTAGGCTTGTTCTTGAAGCATTGATTAGTTGTGGAGTTGCCATGAGCATTGCTGGAAGCAGCAAACCATGTAGCGGTTCTGAACATTTGTTCAGTCATTCCCTTGATGTGGTTGAATCTAATGGAGGTTTGCATGGGCAACAATGTGGAGTTGGTGCGATAATGATGGCGTATCTTTATGATATTGATTGGAAAGGAATCAAAGACACCATCCAAAAAACTGGATGCCCTACAACTGCTGAAGGGCTTGGCGTAAAACCTGAATCTGTTATTAAAGCTTTAGTACAATCTTGTAGCATTCGTCCCGAACGCTATACTATTTTGGATACCAAAGAACTGGATTATGATTCAGCTGAAAAACTTGCCAAAGTGACTGGGGTAATTCCTTAG
- a CDS encoding peptidylprolyl isomerase, protein MAIQKSDFIIVDYTGKVKETGEVFDTTSEAIAKENKLYKEGDIYEPRLVVVGEGWVLKALDDALQTFKLKKDETVEIPPENAFGNRDPEKIKFVPFKRLAARGITPQLGAQIEYDKRPAIVRTVGSGRVTLDFNPPLAGKTLVYDVNIQKQLKTNEEKIAALVHRRVPIVDVEKFVLTITKTTVSVKMPDESLYIEGVQLAKRGIALDIQRFVPEIVTVEFVESFTKPGAQKTEEPTKKVVKKKTATKAEATPVKAESKAKTEEKAAEKKAEPKKPAKKAVTKTAAKPTAKKTASKKTEK, encoded by the coding sequence GTGGCAATTCAGAAAAGCGACTTCATTATTGTTGATTATACAGGTAAAGTAAAAGAGACCGGAGAAGTTTTCGACACAACTTCTGAAGCAATCGCAAAAGAGAACAAACTTTACAAAGAAGGCGACATCTACGAACCCCGCCTAGTAGTAGTTGGAGAAGGTTGGGTATTAAAAGCCCTTGACGATGCCCTTCAAACATTCAAACTCAAAAAAGACGAAACCGTGGAAATCCCACCAGAAAACGCCTTTGGAAACCGCGACCCCGAAAAAATCAAATTTGTTCCCTTCAAACGATTGGCGGCTCGGGGAATAACCCCCCAACTAGGAGCCCAAATCGAATACGACAAACGACCCGCAATCGTTCGAACAGTTGGGTCTGGACGTGTAACTTTGGATTTTAACCCCCCTTTGGCTGGAAAAACACTAGTTTACGATGTAAACATCCAAAAACAGCTAAAAACTAATGAAGAAAAAATCGCGGCCTTAGTTCATCGCCGTGTTCCTATAGTTGATGTTGAAAAATTTGTTCTAACCATTACTAAAACAACTGTTAGCGTAAAAATGCCTGACGAATCTTTATACATTGAAGGTGTTCAATTAGCAAAACGTGGCATCGCTCTAGATATTCAACGTTTTGTTCCAGAAATCGTCACTGTTGAGTTTGTGGAATCTTTCACTAAACCTGGTGCACAAAAAACTGAGGAACCAACAAAGAAAGTAGTCAAAAAGAAAACTGCAACCAAAGCTGAAGCAACACCAGTAAAGGCAGAATCCAAAGCAAAAACTGAAGAAAAAGCAGCTGAAAAGAAAGCAGAGCCAAAGAAACCTGCAAAAAAAGCAGTAACTAAAACAGCTGCAAAACCAACTGCAAAAAAGACTGCTTCAAAGAAAACTGAAAAATAA
- the cysK gene encoding cysteine synthase A — protein MSKIESFNRLTEGHGSGNVQVVVNSVLDFVGNTPLIKLNSASGEFSTFEANLYAKIEYVNPSGSIKDRIAKYMIEQAEKRGDLKPGDTIVEATSGNTGIAFSMAGAAKGYKVVIVMCETMTQERRNFMRAYGAQVISTPACDNLKGAVEKAKHLANRPGHWMPCQFDNFDNVEAHKILMGKEILDQVPGVVDAFVAGVGTGGTLMGVAQALKEVNPKVQIVAAQPAGSQELTGGEVGEHRIDGIGDGFIPNIVDTSIIDDAINVEDETAVNWSRILARQKGLFAGISSGANVYAAVQVAKKLKKGQTVVTVLPDSQDRYASLGFFSDKKAKEIHVPKTFAP, from the coding sequence ATGTCAAAAATAGAAAGTTTTAATAGATTAACAGAAGGTCACGGTTCAGGGAATGTTCAAGTGGTAGTAAATTCGGTTCTAGATTTTGTGGGAAACACGCCACTCATCAAACTTAATAGTGCATCTGGAGAATTCAGCACTTTTGAGGCAAACCTTTACGCTAAAATCGAGTATGTGAACCCCAGTGGAAGCATCAAGGACAGAATTGCAAAATATATGATAGAACAAGCTGAAAAACGCGGAGACCTCAAACCCGGCGACACCATCGTTGAAGCTACCAGCGGAAACACTGGAATTGCGTTTTCTATGGCGGGGGCGGCTAAAGGCTACAAAGTAGTTATTGTTATGTGTGAAACCATGACTCAAGAACGCCGCAACTTTATGCGAGCTTATGGTGCCCAAGTTATTTCGACTCCAGCATGTGACAACCTCAAAGGGGCAGTAGAAAAAGCCAAACATTTAGCAAATCGGCCCGGACACTGGATGCCGTGCCAGTTTGACAACTTTGATAACGTTGAAGCCCACAAAATACTCATGGGAAAAGAAATCCTAGACCAAGTTCCAGGGGTTGTTGACGCTTTTGTGGCAGGAGTCGGAACAGGGGGCACTTTGATGGGAGTAGCTCAAGCATTGAAAGAAGTGAACCCAAAAGTGCAAATAGTTGCGGCTCAGCCTGCAGGTTCTCAAGAACTCACTGGCGGTGAAGTTGGAGAACATAGAATAGATGGAATTGGGGACGGCTTTATTCCGAACATTGTGGACACTTCCATTATTGACGATGCAATTAACGTTGAAGATGAAACCGCAGTGAACTGGAGCAGAATACTTGCAAGACAAAAAGGATTGTTCGCGGGAATATCTTCTGGGGCCAATGTTTACGCCGCAGTTCAAGTGGCAAAGAAGCTAAAGAAAGGCCAAACTGTAGTCACCGTATTACCAGACAGCCAAGACAGATATGCAAGTCTCGGATTTTTCAGCGACAAAAAAGCAAAAGAAATCCATGTTCCCAAAACTTTTGCTCCTTGA
- a CDS encoding AMP phosphorylase, translated as MEFKVKLLGIRAGGKQIIVIDDEYASQMGIHSSDRVRITYKNMNLIAIANVASNFPEKTVGIYEEVQDKLRITEGETVKVQGAERPESLGHIREKINGRKLRKEEIKSIILDVVERHLSDVELASFVTSLHIRGTSMDEVEGLTKAMIETGKTIDFGKSPILDKHSIGGVPGDKTTILVVPIVAAAGFTIPKTSSRAITSPAGTADRVEVLCPVDLSFEEMREAVKKTNACLAWGGALDLAPADDLLIQVEYPLSIDPLLLPSILSKKKAIGAEYLVVDIPTGRGAKIKTIGEAQALAQEFIELGKRLGIHIQCGVTFGEQPIGYAIGPALEAREALLAVMNNGPLDLVNKACSLAGLLFEMMGIENGEQKAKEIIQSGKAEKKLREIIAVQGGDPQVQPENIKLGKEVEEIKSKEAGTVQWINNRYIAQIARAAGAPKIKCAGVLLNKKLGDKVEVGEVLYWIYSGNKQKVKAAVRLSEKLETIGVTGKFGEKMLVDRIPTEKVSYEKKPFVLER; from the coding sequence ATGGAATTCAAGGTTAAGCTTTTAGGAATACGAGCCGGCGGAAAACAAATCATAGTTATCGACGACGAATACGCAAGCCAGATGGGAATCCATTCTTCAGACCGTGTTCGAATCACCTACAAAAACATGAACCTAATCGCCATCGCTAATGTAGCGTCAAATTTTCCAGAAAAAACAGTTGGAATCTACGAAGAAGTTCAAGACAAACTAAGAATCACAGAAGGCGAAACAGTAAAAGTTCAAGGCGCAGAACGACCAGAGTCCCTTGGGCATATTCGTGAAAAAATCAATGGAAGAAAGCTAAGGAAAGAAGAAATCAAGAGCATAATCTTGGATGTTGTAGAAAGGCATCTTAGTGATGTGGAATTAGCTTCTTTTGTTACGAGCCTGCACATTCGTGGAACCAGTATGGATGAAGTAGAAGGCTTAACCAAAGCCATGATAGAAACCGGAAAAACAATAGATTTTGGAAAAAGCCCAATTCTAGACAAGCACAGCATCGGAGGAGTTCCCGGAGACAAAACAACTATTTTAGTTGTACCCATTGTTGCTGCAGCTGGGTTTACGATTCCAAAAACTTCGTCCCGTGCAATTACTTCTCCTGCTGGAACAGCAGACAGGGTTGAAGTTTTGTGTCCAGTTGATTTAAGTTTTGAAGAAATGCGAGAAGCAGTAAAAAAAACTAACGCATGTTTAGCTTGGGGAGGAGCTTTGGACCTTGCCCCAGCGGATGATTTGTTGATTCAGGTTGAGTATCCTTTGTCTATTGACCCTTTGTTGTTGCCTTCGATCCTAAGCAAAAAGAAAGCAATCGGTGCAGAATATCTTGTTGTAGACATTCCAACAGGGCGAGGAGCCAAAATCAAAACCATAGGAGAAGCCCAAGCCTTAGCCCAAGAGTTCATCGAACTCGGAAAACGGTTGGGTATTCACATCCAGTGTGGAGTAACCTTTGGAGAACAACCCATCGGATACGCTATTGGTCCGGCTTTGGAAGCTCGAGAAGCTTTGTTGGCGGTCATGAATAATGGTCCATTAGATTTGGTGAACAAGGCTTGTAGTTTGGCAGGACTGCTTTTTGAAATGATGGGAATCGAAAACGGAGAACAAAAAGCCAAAGAAATAATACAATCAGGTAAAGCCGAAAAGAAACTACGAGAAATAATCGCAGTTCAAGGCGGCGACCCCCAAGTTCAACCCGAAAACATCAAACTTGGAAAAGAAGTTGAAGAAATTAAATCTAAAGAGGCTGGAACAGTTCAGTGGATAAACAACAGATACATTGCCCAAATTGCCCGAGCAGCAGGAGCACCAAAAATCAAGTGCGCAGGTGTGTTGCTGAACAAAAAGTTAGGGGATAAAGTAGAAGTGGGAGAAGTTTTGTATTGGATTTATTCGGGAAACAAACAAAAGGTAAAGGCAGCAGTCCGGTTATCAGAAAAACTGGAAACAATTGGGGTAACTGGAAAGTTCGGCGAAAAAATGCTTGTTGACCGCATTCCAACAGAGAAGGTATCTTATGAGAAGAAACCCTTTGTTCTTGAAAGATAA
- a CDS encoding 50S ribosome-binding GTPase: MQEKYIVFTGRPNAGKSSLINQLVGLKIVTGKHAGTTRKVSYYPLMDGLVLVDLPGLGKMTGVSKKYEEKVNRRIIHFLNDNKDNIILAVVVLDISTFIEVTWRLEKKGIMSIDVEMVKFLQDKLGEFPLVAANKIDKAKKQEIEANLKDFINRISDGEPSKVQDRVFPISVKKGQGVGELKATIHSILIDIGYKNPLKTKN; this comes from the coding sequence ATGCAAGAAAAGTATATAGTGTTCACGGGACGACCGAATGCGGGTAAAAGCAGTTTAATTAACCAGTTGGTAGGCTTGAAGATAGTAACCGGCAAACACGCAGGAACCACACGAAAGGTTTCTTATTACCCCCTAATGGACGGGTTAGTTCTTGTAGACTTGCCTGGATTAGGAAAAATGACAGGGGTTTCTAAAAAATATGAAGAAAAGGTGAACCGCCGAATTATCCATTTCTTGAATGATAACAAAGACAATATCATATTAGCTGTTGTAGTTTTGGACATATCCACATTTATTGAAGTAACATGGCGGTTGGAAAAAAAAGGAATAATGTCAATCGATGTAGAAATGGTAAAGTTTTTGCAAGACAAACTGGGCGAGTTCCCGTTAGTTGCAGCTAATAAAATCGACAAAGCAAAAAAACAAGAAATAGAAGCAAACTTGAAAGATTTCATTAACAGAATCAGCGATGGCGAGCCATCAAAAGTACAAGACCGAGTTTTTCCAATCAGCGTTAAAAAGGGACAAGGAGTAGGAGAATTGAAAGCCACAATTCACTCGATTTTGATTGATATTGGTTATAAGAATCCGTTGAAAACCAAAAATTAG